One window of Elaeis guineensis isolate ETL-2024a chromosome 11, EG11, whole genome shotgun sequence genomic DNA carries:
- the LOC140852384 gene encoding uncharacterized protein At1g08160-like produces the protein MPSQLPHHHHHHHHASTWNQPQPQPPLGRRGSGLLPCIAISTLVLIILVGLAILIFWLTVRPAPLEFSVDDASTHGFNLTAKELNATFNLTLRADNPNHRIRVYYDSVNITVWYSDQMVAFSEVAPFHQSHRNVRTIDVDPVAKSVPLVASVVDNLKHDRSAGAVELEVRVRARIRFKVGLAKTKHYTLRAYCSPVVVHFSSSARFERTYCDVDI, from the coding sequence ATGCCTTCACAACTccctcaccaccaccaccaccaccaccatgcCTCGACCTGGAACCAGCCACAACCCCAGCCGCCCTTGGGCAGGCGAGGCTCCGGGCTCCTGCCATGCATCGCCATCTCCACCCTCGTCCTCATCATTCTCGTCGGCCTCGCCATTCTTATCTTCTGGCTCACCGTCCGACCAGCACCGCTCGAGTTCTCCGTCGACGACGCCAGCACCCACGGCTTCAACCTCACTGCCAAGGAGCTCAACGCAACCTTCAACCTCACTCTTCGAGCTGACAACCCGAACCACCGGATCCGGGTGTACTACGACTCGGTCAACATCACCGTGTGGTACTCCGACCAGATGGTGGCCTTCTCCGAGGTGGCACCGTTCCACCAGAGCCACCGGAATGTGAGGACCATCGATGTTGATCCTGTTGCCAAGTCGGTGCCGCTGGTGGCGTCGGTGGTGGATAATCTTAAGCATGACCGGTCGGCCGGGGCGGTGGAACTGGAGGTGAGGGTGAGAGCGAGGATTAGGTTCAAGGTGGGGCTGGCGAAGACGAAGCACTACACGCTGAGGGCCTACTGCTCGCCGGTAGTGGTGCACTTCTCATCGTCGGCTCGGTTTGAGAGGACTTACTGTGATGTTGATATCTGA